One region of Blattabacterium cuenoti genomic DNA includes:
- a CDS encoding nucleoside deaminase gives MKIALKEAFIAFHKNEIPIGAAITYKNMVIAKAHNLTETLCNITAHAEMLVINLASNYFKKKYIKKCTLYVTLEPCVMCAGALFWAQIGRVVCGASNPSKRGFMYSGAKLHPKTEFVSGIMKKQCKALIQEFFFYKRISKFKKSR, from the coding sequence ATGAAAATAGCTTTAAAAGAAGCTTTTATTGCTTTTCATAAAAATGAAATACCTATAGGGGCTGCAATTACATATAAAAATATGGTTATAGCAAAAGCTCATAATTTAACTGAAACTTTATGTAATATTACTGCACATGCAGAAATGTTAGTGATTAACTTAGCTTCTAATTATTTTAAAAAAAAATACATAAAAAAATGTACTTTATATGTTACCTTAGAACCATGTGTTATGTGTGCTGGAGCTTTATTTTGGGCTCAAATAGGAAGAGTCGTTTGTGGAGCTTCTAATCCATCAAAAAGAGGATTTATGTATTCTGGAGCTAAATTACATCCTAAAACAGAATTTGTATCTGGAATTATGAAAAAACAGTGTAAAGCTCTTATACAAGAATTCTTTTTTTATAAAAGAATCTCTAAATTTAAAAAATCTAGATAA
- the aroB gene encoding 3-dehydroquinate synthase, producing MKKRGEFIHFNEEGYDILKNYLLYKIDSIKNIFILVDDVTYTHCLPILFKKIDFLKKSNIIKIKSGEKEKNIYTCIQICKNLEKFKATRKSLILNLGGGVITDIGGFVASIFKRGIRFINIPTTLLGMVDAAIGYKTGVNLDSIKNEIGSFYIPEFLIIDTHFLKTLPNKEILSGMAEMLKHGLIADSNFWKKMNQIQTDTIFKNENECRNLIHQSILIKQKIVNQDPKEKGLRKILNFGHTIGHALESYFMDVNKILHGIAVTMGMIYESWISCKINDLSIYDYKEIKSTLSTLCPNPIQDKISDLEINKLLLIMEHDKKNEKNKIQFSLLKKIGKCSYNCQVPSSLIKESFLN from the coding sequence ATGAAAAAAAGGGGGGAATTCATACACTTTAATGAAGAAGGTTATGATATACTTAAAAATTATCTACTTTATAAAATAGATTCCATAAAAAATATATTTATTCTAGTGGATGATGTCACCTACACACATTGTCTTCCCATTCTTTTTAAGAAAATAGATTTTTTAAAAAAATCTAATATTATTAAAATCAAATCAGGTGAAAAAGAAAAAAATATTTATACGTGTATTCAAATATGTAAAAATTTAGAAAAATTTAAAGCGACCAGAAAAAGTTTAATCCTAAATTTAGGAGGAGGAGTTATAACAGATATTGGAGGATTTGTCGCTTCTATATTCAAACGAGGGATTCGTTTTATTAATATTCCTACCACTTTATTAGGAATGGTTGATGCTGCTATAGGATACAAAACAGGAGTGAATTTAGATTCTATAAAAAATGAAATAGGATCTTTTTATATACCAGAATTTTTAATCATTGATACTCATTTTTTAAAAACACTTCCGAATAAAGAAATTCTTTCTGGAATGGCAGAAATGTTAAAACATGGGTTGATAGCTGATTCAAATTTTTGGAAAAAAATGAATCAAATACAAACAGATACTATTTTTAAAAATGAAAATGAATGTAGAAACTTAATTCATCAATCTATATTAATTAAACAAAAAATTGTAAATCAAGATCCTAAAGAAAAAGGATTAAGAAAAATTCTTAATTTTGGACACACTATTGGACATGCTTTAGAAAGTTATTTTATGGATGTGAACAAAATTTTGCATGGAATTGCTGTAACTATGGGTATGATTTATGAATCATGGATTTCTTGTAAAATTAATGATTTATCTATATATGATTATAAAGAAATTAAATCTACTCTTTCTACATTATGTCCAAATCCAATACAAGATAAAATTTCTGATTTAGAAATTAATAAATTATTGTTGATCATGGAACATGATAAAAAAAATGAAAAAAATAAAATTCAATTTTCTTTATTAAAAAAAATAGGAAAATGTTCATATAATTGTCAAGTTCCGTCTTCCTTAATTAAGGAAAGTTTTTTGAACTAA
- the gyrA gene encoding DNA gyrase subunit A, which yields MNENEKEKLIPINIEDEMKSSYIDYSMSVIVSRALPDARDGLKPVHRRVLYGMYQLGIISNSSYKKSARIVGEVLGKYHPHGDISVYDTMVRMTQKWTLRYPLIDGQGNFGSLDADPPAAMRYTEVRMKKISEEMLLDIKKETVDMQFNFDDSLEEPTVLPTRIPNLLINGSSGIAVGMATNIPPHNLKETVNAICAYIDDNDLSIEQIMKYIKAPDFPTGGIIYGYDGVKNAFHTGKGRIVLRAKVHLEEIHGRQCIIVDEIPYQVNKADMITRTVGLMKEGKMEGIYQIRDESDRNGLRIVYILKQNTNPNILLNKLFQYTSLQTYFNVNNIALVNGKPVQLNIKNFIQHFVDHRHNVIIRRTEYDLKKCQNRVHILLGFLKILDHLDLMIQLIQGSQNHHEACDRLIQKFKISKNQSTSILDMKLQSLTSLEINKLKKEYNELIKKIEFFKRVLEEHSTRTKIIKEELIDIKKKYQDIRRTQIDYSGNKVNIEDLIENEQVVLTISHAGYIKRTSLSEYKRQGRGGVGNRGATARESDFFKHLLVATNHQYLLFFTEKGKCFWLRVYEVPEGSKISKGRAIQNIIHLQQDDKVNAYILTGDLTNKKYVKDYYVMMITKKGIIKKTSLENYSRPRKYGINAIVVRKGDSLIEAILTKGDSHVFIAVKSGRIIRFSEKKIRSTGRTSSGVIGININHKDMVIGMICVDIEEKGHLLVVSEKGFGKRSHIKDYRITNRGGKGIKTINITQKTGNLISIKYVTGQDDLMIIKKSGIIIRIPISDIRVMGRTTQGVRLINLKENDAIADVAKVYKPIMGFH from the coding sequence ATGAATGAAAATGAAAAAGAAAAATTGATTCCTATTAACATTGAAGATGAGATGAAATCATCTTACATAGATTATTCTATGTCTGTTATTGTATCCAGAGCTCTTCCTGATGCAAGGGATGGATTAAAACCTGTACATAGAAGAGTTCTTTATGGGATGTATCAATTAGGAATTATTTCGAACAGTTCTTATAAAAAATCTGCTCGTATTGTTGGAGAAGTATTGGGAAAATATCATCCACATGGAGATATTTCTGTTTATGATACTATGGTTCGTATGACTCAAAAATGGACATTACGTTATCCATTAATAGATGGGCAAGGAAATTTTGGATCTCTGGATGCAGATCCTCCAGCAGCTATGCGTTATACAGAAGTAAGGATGAAAAAGATATCTGAAGAAATGTTATTGGATATTAAAAAAGAAACAGTAGATATGCAATTCAATTTTGATGATTCTTTGGAAGAACCAACTGTTTTACCCACACGAATTCCCAATCTTTTAATTAATGGATCTTCTGGGATCGCAGTAGGAATGGCTACTAATATACCTCCTCATAATTTAAAAGAAACTGTAAATGCTATTTGTGCTTATATAGATGATAACGATTTATCTATCGAACAAATCATGAAATATATTAAAGCTCCTGATTTTCCTACAGGGGGGATCATTTACGGATATGATGGAGTTAAAAATGCTTTTCATACAGGAAAAGGACGTATTGTTTTACGTGCAAAAGTTCATTTAGAAGAAATTCATGGAAGACAATGTATCATAGTAGATGAAATTCCTTATCAAGTCAATAAAGCTGACATGATCACTCGAACTGTCGGATTAATGAAAGAAGGAAAAATGGAAGGTATTTATCAAATTCGTGACGAGTCTGATAGAAATGGATTACGTATCGTATACATTTTAAAACAAAATACAAACCCTAATATATTATTAAACAAATTATTTCAATATACTTCTTTACAAACTTATTTTAATGTAAATAACATAGCATTAGTTAATGGAAAACCTGTTCAATTAAACATAAAAAATTTTATTCAACATTTCGTTGATCATAGACATAACGTTATTATTCGTCGTACTGAATACGATTTAAAAAAATGTCAAAATCGTGTTCATATTTTGTTAGGTTTCTTGAAGATATTAGACCATTTAGATCTCATGATTCAATTAATCCAAGGATCTCAAAATCATCATGAAGCTTGTGATAGATTGATTCAAAAATTTAAAATATCAAAAAATCAATCTACATCCATTTTAGATATGAAATTACAAAGTCTTACATCTTTAGAAATTAATAAACTTAAAAAAGAATATAACGAACTTATTAAAAAAATAGAGTTTTTTAAAAGAGTTTTAGAAGAACATTCTACAAGAACTAAAATTATTAAAGAAGAACTTATAGATATCAAAAAAAAATACCAAGATATACGTCGTACACAAATTGATTATTCAGGAAATAAAGTAAATATCGAAGATCTAATTGAAAATGAGCAGGTAGTTCTTACTATATCCCATGCTGGTTATATTAAAAGAACATCCTTATCAGAATACAAACGTCAAGGAAGAGGAGGAGTGGGAAACAGAGGGGCTACTGCTAGAGAATCAGATTTTTTCAAACATTTACTTGTAGCGACTAATCATCAATATCTACTTTTTTTTACAGAAAAAGGAAAATGTTTTTGGTTAAGAGTATATGAAGTACCAGAAGGATCTAAAATTTCTAAAGGGAGAGCAATACAAAACATTATTCATCTTCAGCAAGATGATAAAGTCAATGCTTATATATTAACTGGAGATCTTACTAATAAAAAATATGTAAAAGATTATTATGTTATGATGATTACGAAAAAAGGTATTATTAAAAAAACATCTTTAGAAAATTATTCTCGTCCTAGAAAATATGGAATTAATGCTATTGTTGTTCGTAAAGGGGATTCTTTAATAGAAGCTATCCTTACTAAAGGAGATAGTCATGTTTTTATTGCTGTAAAAAGTGGAAGAATTATTCGTTTTTCAGAAAAAAAAATTCGTTCAACTGGAAGAACTTCTTCTGGAGTTATAGGAATTAATATAAATCATAAAGATATGGTCATTGGAATGATATGTGTAGATATAGAAGAAAAAGGACATTTGTTAGTAGTTTCTGAAAAAGGATTTGGAAAAAGATCTCATATAAAAGATTATCGTATTACTAATCGTGGTGGAAAAGGAATTAAAACAATAAATATAACTCAAAAAACAGGAAATTTAATTTCCATAAAATACGTAACGGGTCAAGATGATTTGATGATTATTAAAAAATCAGGAATTATTATACGTATTCCTATCTCAGATATAAGGGTTATGGGAAGAACAACTCAAGGAGTTAGATTGATTAATCTAAAAGAAAACGATGCTATAGCTGACGTAGCAAAGGTTTATAAACCTATTATGGGTTTTCATTAA
- a CDS encoding thymidylate synthase, which yields MKQYLNLLKNVLKKGIKKKDRTGVGTISLFGYQMRFNLEKGFPILTTKKLNIRSIIYELLWFLKGDTNIRFLIDNQVHIWNKWADKNGELGPIYGFQWRKWPTYNGHFIDQIVNLIEEIKLNPNSRRLIVSSWNVGMIQNMALPPCHLLFQFYVHKKKLSLLLYQRSADIFIGLPFNITSYALLLTMLAHVLHLKEKEFIHTIGDAHIYNNHIQQVKLQMKRTPRRLPKIILNSSVKNIFQFRFEDFELKNYNPFPHIKGDVAV from the coding sequence ATGAAACAATATTTAAATTTATTAAAAAATGTGTTAAAAAAGGGAATTAAAAAGAAAGATCGTACTGGCGTAGGGACAATAAGCCTATTTGGATATCAAATGAGATTTAACTTAGAAAAAGGTTTTCCCATTTTAACCACTAAAAAATTGAATATACGATCTATAATTTATGAACTATTATGGTTTTTAAAAGGAGATACAAATATTCGATTTTTAATAGACAATCAAGTTCATATTTGGAACAAGTGGGCGGATAAAAATGGAGAATTAGGTCCTATATATGGATTTCAATGGAGAAAATGGCCAACATATAATGGACATTTTATTGATCAAATAGTTAATCTTATAGAAGAAATCAAATTAAATCCTAATTCTAGACGTTTAATAGTTTCTTCTTGGAATGTGGGAATGATTCAAAATATGGCATTACCTCCTTGTCATTTATTATTCCAATTTTATGTACATAAAAAAAAATTATCGTTACTTTTATATCAAAGAAGTGCAGATATTTTTATTGGTCTACCATTCAATATTACTTCTTATGCATTGTTACTCACTATGTTAGCTCATGTCCTTCATTTAAAAGAAAAAGAATTTATTCATACTATAGGAGATGCTCATATCTATAATAATCATATTCAACAAGTAAAATTACAAATGAAAAGAACACCAAGGAGGCTTCCTAAAATCATTCTAAATTCTTCTGTAAAAAATATTTTCCAATTTCGATTTGAAGATTTTGAGTTGAAAAACTATAATCCTTTTCCTCATATTAAAGGAGATGTAGCCGTTTAA
- a CDS encoding DedA family protein — MSDIWDFFQHLFNPRWIFLYFGNTALFIILAIVFAETGFFIGFFLPGDSLLFTAGIFGEDLCKNFYNVPFFVIILIVAVVAILGNMQGYWLGYKSGELLYKKKDSFFFKKKHLLLAKLFYNKYKTTALIMSRFLPMFRSFAPIVAGAIRIDFKKFMIYNIIGALAWTFSIMLAGHYLDKNFPELKNHLEWIILLIVLITTLPIIFKMKISKKKKVFI; from the coding sequence ATGTCAGATATTTGGGATTTTTTTCAACACTTGTTTAATCCTAGATGGATATTTTTATATTTCGGAAATACAGCTTTATTCATTATTTTAGCTATTGTTTTTGCGGAAACAGGATTCTTTATCGGTTTTTTCTTACCTGGAGATTCTTTATTATTTACTGCTGGAATTTTTGGAGAAGATTTATGCAAAAATTTTTATAATGTACCTTTTTTTGTGATCATTTTAATTGTAGCAGTTGTGGCTATTCTTGGTAATATGCAAGGATACTGGTTAGGATACAAATCTGGAGAATTGTTATACAAAAAAAAGGATTCCTTCTTTTTTAAAAAAAAACACTTACTTTTGGCAAAGTTATTTTATAATAAATATAAAACAACTGCTCTTATCATGAGTCGTTTTTTACCCATGTTTCGTTCTTTTGCCCCTATCGTAGCAGGAGCTATTCGCATAGATTTCAAAAAGTTTATGATATATAATATTATTGGAGCTCTTGCTTGGACTTTTTCTATCATGTTAGCTGGACATTATTTAGATAAGAATTTTCCGGAATTAAAAAATCATCTTGAATGGATTATTTTATTAATTGTATTGATTACAACTTTACCAATTATTTTTAAAATGAAAATAAGTAAGAAAAAAAAAGTATTTATCTAG
- the surE gene encoding 5'/3'-nucleotidase SurE produces the protein MNKKPIILVTNDDGIIAPGIRALVHYMNLLGDVYVVAPNKPQSGVGHGITMNTVLYCDSVKIDNGDQKEWECSGTPVDCVKLAISDILPRRPDICVSGINHGSNSSVNIVYSGTISAALEASMEGIPSVGFSLLDFDWNADFEPSKKYVCHIVKKILYNPIYEKTISLNVNIPKLKKEQIKGIKICRQAESKWKESFDKRCNPKGRTYYWLVGDFVNLDEKIDTDEWALKNGYVSIVPIQFDLTNYTILNILKSWNFILFFFFGYIVYSEF, from the coding sequence ATGAATAAAAAACCAATTATTTTAGTCACAAATGATGATGGAATTATAGCTCCTGGAATTAGGGCTCTTGTTCATTATATGAATCTTTTAGGAGATGTATATGTAGTAGCTCCAAATAAACCCCAATCTGGAGTAGGACATGGAATAACAATGAATACGGTATTATATTGTGATTCTGTAAAAATAGATAATGGGGATCAAAAAGAATGGGAATGTTCTGGAACTCCCGTAGATTGTGTTAAATTAGCAATTAGTGACATTCTTCCCAGAAGACCTGATATTTGTGTATCAGGAATTAATCATGGTTCAAATTCTTCTGTAAATATTGTATATTCTGGCACTATTTCTGCTGCCCTTGAAGCAAGTATGGAAGGAATTCCATCTGTAGGATTTTCTCTTTTAGATTTTGATTGGAATGCTGATTTTGAACCATCCAAAAAATATGTATGTCATATTGTAAAAAAAATTCTTTACAATCCTATTTATGAAAAAACAATTAGCTTAAATGTTAATATTCCTAAATTAAAAAAAGAACAAATCAAAGGAATTAAAATATGTAGACAAGCAGAATCTAAATGGAAAGAAAGTTTTGATAAACGTTGTAATCCTAAAGGGAGAACTTATTATTGGTTAGTCGGGGATTTTGTTAATTTGGATGAAAAAATAGATACGGATGAATGGGCATTGAAAAATGGATATGTATCTATTGTTCCTATTCAATTTGATTTAACGAATTATACTATATTAAATATTTTAAAATCTTGGAATTTTATATTGTTTTTTTTTTTCGGATACATAGTTTATTCTGAATTTTAA
- a CDS encoding ribose-phosphate diphosphokinase, which yields MNQNVLFFSTRSGLKLSKNIAFFYGKFLGKVRFLEFSDGEYTPCFEQSVRGSQVFLIGSTFPPVDNLMELLLMSDAARRASAYNITLVIPYFGWARQDHKDQPRTPIAAKLIANLIVASGATRVMTMDLHADQIQGFFDIPVDHLYASRIFIDYIKKLNIDQLTIASPDMGGAKRARSYAGYLGTDVVICYKERKKANEIEFMNLIGNVKEKNIILIDDMVDTAGTLTEAANLIRKQGAKSVRAIATHPVLSGNSYEKIHQSAIEELVITDTIPINHMKPNDKIKVLSCAPLFAEVMQSVHKDESISNKFII from the coding sequence ATGAATCAAAACGTTCTCTTCTTTTCGACAAGAAGTGGGTTAAAATTGTCAAAAAATATAGCTTTTTTTTACGGAAAATTTCTTGGTAAAGTCCGATTTTTAGAATTTAGTGATGGAGAATATACTCCTTGTTTTGAACAATCTGTTCGTGGATCTCAAGTATTTTTGATTGGTTCTACTTTTCCTCCAGTAGATAATTTAATGGAATTATTATTAATGAGCGATGCCGCTCGTAGAGCTTCAGCTTATAATATTACACTTGTAATTCCATATTTTGGATGGGCAAGACAAGATCATAAAGATCAACCTAGAACTCCCATTGCTGCAAAACTTATAGCAAATTTAATAGTGGCTTCAGGAGCAACTAGAGTCATGACTATGGATTTACATGCAGATCAAATTCAAGGATTTTTTGATATTCCAGTGGATCATTTGTATGCATCTAGAATATTTATTGATTATATTAAAAAATTAAACATAGATCAATTAACCATAGCTTCTCCAGATATGGGAGGAGCCAAAAGAGCCAGAAGCTATGCAGGTTATTTAGGTACAGATGTTGTAATCTGTTATAAAGAAAGAAAAAAAGCAAATGAAATAGAATTCATGAATCTCATAGGAAATGTAAAAGAAAAAAATATTATACTTATAGATGATATGGTAGATACGGCTGGTACTTTAACAGAAGCTGCTAATTTAATAAGAAAACAAGGAGCTAAAAGTGTACGCGCTATAGCTACCCATCCTGTTTTATCAGGGAATTCATATGAAAAAATACATCAATCTGCGATTGAAGAATTAGTGATTACAGATACGATTCCTATTAATCATATGAAACCAAATGATAAAATTAAAGTTTTGTCTTGCGCTCCACTTTTTGCGGAAGTTATGCAATCCGTACATAAAGACGAGTCTATCAGTAATAAATTCATAATATGA
- a CDS encoding carboxy terminal-processing peptidase, whose product MNIKIKKLNEIKYIIIGFFLFFSLSFCSPLGEQEKHRIVLKTIYKTLYFLHPNPISIDNDFSQKVYHKFFEKLDSQKRFFIQKDIEDFSLYKEKIDDFWIHGDPTFFNIIMKCFFKRVKEVESICFQILKTSFNFNKKEMYLLVGEELSYSKNKKEWIEKWRKYLKYLTLLEIVSSSKTNTNQKIIWKNAFFNNEKKSRKKVEEYIKEYFRKLKIKKESDWFSIYVNTITSQYDPHTNYFSPKEKEIFDLNISGQTEGIGVELQDDKGYPTVVKLIVGGPAWKNKKIEIGDKIIRVSKNLNSESTNIVGMLLENSIRLIRGKKGTKVKLTLQKKNGSLEEVILTRDIIEKKEIFAKSVIILDKNKNKYGLICLPEFYFNPKNKNGRNAAKDIKKIIQELKKENIKGILIDIRNNGGGSLDTVIEIAGFFLGKVPIVQIGKPDKKKILKSHENKILWTGPLVVLVNELSASASEILAAAIADYKRGIIVGSSQTYGKGTVQTIYPLNRFFIFNEELGALKFTINKFYRVNGSSTQLKGVNSDIVIPSNMTSVFLKYMEKNQTNSMKWDYTEPIPSLHYYYNNLENIKYKSIKRLEKNKDFITIYKTIQSLEKKFSRKKQFSLNWEEFYYDHLKMKKRNETFKKLRNYLNIYGLRAFSPYSQILLQTKESEAQKKWKKNLEKDFYIAECINILRDFNENP is encoded by the coding sequence GTGAATATTAAAATAAAAAAATTGAATGAGATTAAGTACATAATAATTGGTTTTTTTCTCTTTTTTTCATTAAGTTTTTGTTCTCCATTAGGAGAACAGGAAAAACACCGTATAGTACTCAAAACGATATATAAAACACTTTATTTTTTACATCCAAATCCTATTTCTATAGATAATGATTTTTCACAAAAAGTATATCATAAATTTTTTGAAAAATTAGATAGTCAAAAACGTTTTTTTATACAAAAAGATATAGAAGATTTTTCTTTATATAAAGAAAAAATAGATGATTTTTGGATTCATGGAGATCCTACTTTTTTTAATATTATTATGAAATGTTTTTTTAAAAGAGTGAAAGAAGTGGAATCTATATGTTTTCAAATATTAAAAACATCTTTTAATTTTAATAAAAAAGAAATGTATCTCCTTGTTGGAGAAGAACTTTCTTATTCCAAAAATAAAAAAGAATGGATAGAAAAATGGAGAAAATACTTAAAATATCTGACTTTACTAGAGATCGTTAGTTCTTCCAAAACAAATACAAACCAAAAGATCATTTGGAAAAATGCATTTTTTAACAATGAAAAAAAATCAAGAAAAAAAGTAGAAGAATATATTAAAGAATATTTTCGAAAATTAAAAATAAAAAAAGAATCCGACTGGTTTTCTATATATGTTAATACTATAACTTCTCAATATGATCCTCATACTAATTATTTTTCTCCTAAGGAAAAAGAAATTTTTGATTTAAATATATCTGGACAAACAGAAGGGATTGGTGTAGAATTACAAGATGATAAAGGATATCCCACAGTTGTTAAACTCATTGTTGGCGGTCCTGCGTGGAAAAATAAAAAAATAGAAATAGGAGATAAAATTATACGAGTTTCTAAAAACCTTAATTCGGAATCAACAAATATTGTAGGGATGTTATTAGAAAATTCTATTCGTTTAATAAGAGGAAAAAAAGGTACTAAAGTTAAACTAACTCTTCAAAAGAAAAATGGATCCCTAGAAGAAGTGATTCTTACAAGAGATATAATTGAAAAAAAAGAAATTTTTGCAAAAAGCGTTATAATATTGGATAAAAATAAAAATAAATATGGTTTGATATGTTTACCAGAATTTTATTTTAATCCTAAAAATAAAAATGGGAGAAATGCAGCTAAAGATATAAAAAAAATCATTCAAGAATTAAAAAAAGAAAATATAAAAGGAATTCTAATAGACATCAGAAACAACGGAGGAGGATCTTTAGACACGGTAATAGAAATTGCTGGTTTCTTTTTAGGAAAAGTTCCTATCGTGCAAATAGGTAAGCCAGACAAAAAAAAAATACTCAAAAGTCATGAAAATAAAATTCTATGGACAGGTCCCCTTGTCGTTCTTGTAAATGAGTTATCTGCTTCGGCTTCTGAAATTCTTGCTGCTGCTATAGCTGATTATAAAAGAGGGATTATTGTGGGAAGTTCTCAAACATATGGAAAAGGAACAGTGCAAACTATTTATCCATTAAATAGATTTTTCATTTTTAATGAAGAACTAGGGGCCTTAAAATTTACCATAAATAAATTTTATCGTGTGAATGGAAGTTCCACTCAATTAAAGGGAGTAAATTCCGATATAGTCATTCCAAGTAATATGACAAGTGTATTTTTAAAATATATGGAAAAAAATCAAACTAATTCTATGAAATGGGATTATACAGAACCCATTCCTTCTCTTCATTATTATTATAATAATTTAGAAAATATTAAATATAAAAGTATAAAACGTTTGGAAAAAAATAAGGATTTCATCACTATTTATAAAACAATACAATCATTAGAAAAAAAATTTTCAAGAAAAAAACAATTTTCTTTAAATTGGGAAGAATTTTATTACGATCATTTAAAAATGAAAAAAAGAAATGAAACTTTTAAAAAGTTAAGAAATTATTTAAATATATATGGGTTGCGAGCTTTTTCTCCTTATTCCCAAATTCTTTTGCAAACAAAAGAATCAGAAGCACAAAAAAAATGGAAAAAAAATCTGGAGAAAGATTTTTATATAGCAGAATGTATTAACATATTACGAGATTTTAATGAAAACCCATAA
- a CDS encoding 50S ribosomal protein L25 produces the protein MKYINIYGYKRDIGKKVVRSIRLSGKIPCILYGKNINIPFSTSLESLRKIVYTAEVYGVILKIEGYNQSINAIRKEIQFDPVNEKILHADFYKIDKFKPIILEIPIKSFGRSIGVAKGGEYYSSIRKLKVKADPYNMPEYVKLDINSLDIGDRITVKDLHNDQYTILHPSHTLIASVKNSRTTIKEVQEENQEGKEDKKVKK, from the coding sequence ATGAAATATATAAATATATACGGTTATAAAAGAGATATTGGAAAAAAAGTAGTTCGTTCTATTCGACTCTCTGGAAAAATACCATGTATTTTGTATGGAAAAAATATAAATATTCCGTTTTCTACTTCATTAGAAAGTTTAAGAAAAATAGTATATACTGCAGAAGTCTATGGTGTTATTCTTAAAATAGAGGGATATAATCAAAGTATAAATGCAATTCGAAAGGAAATACAATTTGATCCTGTTAATGAAAAAATATTACATGCAGATTTTTACAAAATTGATAAATTCAAACCTATTATATTAGAAATTCCTATCAAATCTTTTGGTAGATCCATTGGAGTCGCAAAAGGAGGAGAATATTATTCTTCTATTAGAAAATTAAAAGTAAAAGCAGATCCATATAATATGCCTGAATACGTTAAATTAGATATTAATTCTTTAGATATCGGAGATAGAATAACAGTAAAAGATCTACATAATGATCAATATACTATATTACATCCTTCCCATACACTGATAGCAAGTGTAAAAAATTCTCGTACGACTATTAAAGAAGTTCAAGAAGAAAATCAAGAAGGAAAAGAAGATAAAAAAGTAAAAAAATAA